The Equus caballus isolate H_3958 breed thoroughbred chromosome 13, TB-T2T, whole genome shotgun sequence genome includes a window with the following:
- the ACHE gene encoding acetylcholinesterase isoform X4 — protein MRPPRCPLHSPSLASPLLLLLLFLLGGGAEAEGPEDPELLVTVREGRLRGIRLMAPGGPVSAFLGIPFAEPPVGPRRFLPPEPKRPWPGVLDATAFQSVCYQYVDTLYPGFKGTEMWNPNRELSEDCLYLNVWTPYPRPASPTPVLIWIYGGGFYSGASSLDVYDGRFLTQAEGTVLVSMNYRVGAFGFLALPGSREAPGNVGLLDQRLALQWVQENVAAFGGDPTSVTLFGESAGAASVGMHLLSPPSRGLFHRAVLQSGAPNGPWATVGVGEARRRATLLARLVGCPLGGTGGNDTELVACLRTRPAQDLVDHEWHVLPQESVFRFSFVPVVDGDFLSDTPEALINAGDFHSLQVLVGVVKDEGSYFLVYGAPGFSKDNESLISRAQFLAGVRVGVPQASDLAAEAVVLHYTDWLHPEDPARLREAMSDVVGDHNVVCPVAQLAGRLAAQGARVYAYIFEHRASTLSWPLWMGVPHGYEIEFIFGLPLEPSLNYTIEERTFAQRLMRYWANFARTGDPNDPRELKAPQWPPYTAGAQQYVSLNLRPLEVRRGLRAQACAFWNRFLPKLLSATASEAPSTCPGPAHGEAAPRPRPGLPLPLLLLLFLLLSWLPRL, from the exons ATGAGGCCCCCGCGGTGTCCCCTCCACTCgccctccctggcttccccactccttcttctcctcctcttcctcctgggaggaggggcagaggctgaGGGCCCGGAGGATCCAGAGCTGCTGGTGACAGTACGTGAGGGCCGGCTGCGGGGCATCCGCCTTATGGCCCCTGGGGGCCCTGTCTCTGCTTTTCTGGGCATCCCCTTCGCAGAGCCACCTGTGGGCCCCCGTCGCTTTCTGCCACCAGAGCCTAAGAGGCCCTGGCCGGGGGTGCTGGACGCCACAGCCTTCCAAAGTGTCTGCTACCAATACGTGGACACCTTGTACCCTGGCTTCAAGGGCACCGAGATGTGGAACCCCAACCGTGAGCTGAGCGAGGACTGCCTCTACCTCAACGTGTGGACACCATACCCCCGGCCTGCATCCCCCACCCCTGTCCTCATCTGGATCTACGGGGGTGGCTTCTACAGCGGGGCCTCCTCCCTGGACGTGTATGATGGCCGATTCCTGACCCAGGCCGAGGGGACTGTGCTGGTGTCCATGAACTACCGGGTGGGAGCCTTTGGCTTCTTGGCCCTGCCGGGGAGCCGGGAGGCCCCAGGCAACGTGGGTCTGCTGGATCAGAGGCTGGCTCTGCAGTGGGTGCAGGAGAATGTGGCCGCCTTCGGGGGGGACCCAACGTCAGTGACTCTGTTTGGGGAAAGTGCAGGTGCGGCCTCGGTGGGCATGCACCTGCTGTCCCCACCCAGCCGGGGCCTGTTCCACAGGGCTGTGCTGCAGAGCGGTGCGCCCAATGGGCCCTGGGCCACGGTGGGCGTGGGCGAGGCCCGCCGCAGGGCCACCCTGCTGGCCCGCCTCGTAGGCTGTCCCCTGGGTGGCACTGGTGGCAATGACACAGAGCTGGTTGCCTGCCTGCGGACCCGGCCAGCTCAGGACCTGGTGGACCACGAGTGGCACGTGCTGCCTCAGGAAAGCGTGTTCCGCTTCTCTTTTGTGCCTGTGGTGGACGGAGACTTCCTCAGTGACACGCCCGAGGCCCTCATCAATGCTGGAGACTTCCACAGCCTGCAG GTGCTGGTGGGTGTGGTGAAGGATGAGGGCTCCTATTTTCTGGTTTACGGGGCCCCAGGCTTCAGCAAAGACAACGAGTCTCTCATCAGCCGGGCCCAGTTCCTGGCTGGGGTGCGGGTCGGGGTCCCCCAGGCGAGTGACCTGGCTGCCGAGGCTGTGGTCCTGCATTATACAGACTGGCTGCACCCTGAGGACCCGGCGCGCCTGAGGGAGGCCATGAGTGACGTGGTGGGCGACCACAACGTCGTGTGCCCTGTGGCCCAGCTGGCTGGCCGACTGGCTGCCCAGGGTGCTCGGGTCTATGCCTACATCTTTGAACACCGTGCGTCTACACTCTCCTGGCCCCTCTGGATGGGGGTGCCCCATGGCTACGAGATCGAGTTCATCTTTGGGCTCCCCCTGGAACCCTCGCTAAACTACACCATCGAGGAGAGAACATTTGCCCAGCGACTGATGAGATACTGGGCCAACTTCGCCCGCACAGG GGACCCCAATGACCCCCGGGAGCTCAAAGCCCCGCAGTGGCCACCGTACACGGCGGGAGCGCAGCAGTACGTGAGCCTGAACCTGCGGCCGCTGGAGGTGCGGCGGGGGCTGCGCGCCCAGGCCTGCGCCTTCTGGAACCGCTTCCTCCCCAAATTGCTCAGCGCCACCG CCTCGGAGGCTCCCAGCAcctgcccaggccccgcccacggGGAGGCTGCCCCGAGGCCCAGGCCCGGCCTCCCCCtacccctccttctcctcctcttcctcctcctctcctggctccCGCGGCTGTGA
- the ACHE gene encoding acetylcholinesterase isoform X6: protein MRPPRCPLHSPSLASPLLLLLLFLLGGGAEAEGPEDPELLVTGTEMWNPNRELSEDCLYLNVWTPYPRPASPTPVLIWIYGGGFYSGASSLDVYDGRFLTQAEGTVLVSMNYRVGAFGFLALPGSREAPGNVGLLDQRLALQWVQENVAAFGGDPTSVTLFGESAGAASVGMHLLSPPSRGLFHRAVLQSGAPNGPWATVGVGEARRRATLLARLVGCPLGGTGGNDTELVACLRTRPAQDLVDHEWHVLPQESVFRFSFVPVVDGDFLSDTPEALINAGDFHSLQVLVGVVKDEGSYFLVYGAPGFSKDNESLISRAQFLAGVRVGVPQASDLAAEAVVLHYTDWLHPEDPARLREAMSDVVGDHNVVCPVAQLAGRLAAQGARVYAYIFEHRASTLSWPLWMGVPHGYEIEFIFGLPLEPSLNYTIEERTFAQRLMRYWANFARTGDPNDPRELKAPQWPPYTAGAQQYVSLNLRPLEVRRGLRAQACAFWNRFLPKLLSATASEAPSTCPGPAHGEAAPRPRPGLPLPLLLLLFLLLSWLPRL, encoded by the exons ATGAGGCCCCCGCGGTGTCCCCTCCACTCgccctccctggcttccccactccttcttctcctcctcttcctcctgggaggaggggcagaggctgaGGGCCCGGAGGATCCAGAGCTGCTGGTGACA GGCACCGAGATGTGGAACCCCAACCGTGAGCTGAGCGAGGACTGCCTCTACCTCAACGTGTGGACACCATACCCCCGGCCTGCATCCCCCACCCCTGTCCTCATCTGGATCTACGGGGGTGGCTTCTACAGCGGGGCCTCCTCCCTGGACGTGTATGATGGCCGATTCCTGACCCAGGCCGAGGGGACTGTGCTGGTGTCCATGAACTACCGGGTGGGAGCCTTTGGCTTCTTGGCCCTGCCGGGGAGCCGGGAGGCCCCAGGCAACGTGGGTCTGCTGGATCAGAGGCTGGCTCTGCAGTGGGTGCAGGAGAATGTGGCCGCCTTCGGGGGGGACCCAACGTCAGTGACTCTGTTTGGGGAAAGTGCAGGTGCGGCCTCGGTGGGCATGCACCTGCTGTCCCCACCCAGCCGGGGCCTGTTCCACAGGGCTGTGCTGCAGAGCGGTGCGCCCAATGGGCCCTGGGCCACGGTGGGCGTGGGCGAGGCCCGCCGCAGGGCCACCCTGCTGGCCCGCCTCGTAGGCTGTCCCCTGGGTGGCACTGGTGGCAATGACACAGAGCTGGTTGCCTGCCTGCGGACCCGGCCAGCTCAGGACCTGGTGGACCACGAGTGGCACGTGCTGCCTCAGGAAAGCGTGTTCCGCTTCTCTTTTGTGCCTGTGGTGGACGGAGACTTCCTCAGTGACACGCCCGAGGCCCTCATCAATGCTGGAGACTTCCACAGCCTGCAG GTGCTGGTGGGTGTGGTGAAGGATGAGGGCTCCTATTTTCTGGTTTACGGGGCCCCAGGCTTCAGCAAAGACAACGAGTCTCTCATCAGCCGGGCCCAGTTCCTGGCTGGGGTGCGGGTCGGGGTCCCCCAGGCGAGTGACCTGGCTGCCGAGGCTGTGGTCCTGCATTATACAGACTGGCTGCACCCTGAGGACCCGGCGCGCCTGAGGGAGGCCATGAGTGACGTGGTGGGCGACCACAACGTCGTGTGCCCTGTGGCCCAGCTGGCTGGCCGACTGGCTGCCCAGGGTGCTCGGGTCTATGCCTACATCTTTGAACACCGTGCGTCTACACTCTCCTGGCCCCTCTGGATGGGGGTGCCCCATGGCTACGAGATCGAGTTCATCTTTGGGCTCCCCCTGGAACCCTCGCTAAACTACACCATCGAGGAGAGAACATTTGCCCAGCGACTGATGAGATACTGGGCCAACTTCGCCCGCACAGG GGACCCCAATGACCCCCGGGAGCTCAAAGCCCCGCAGTGGCCACCGTACACGGCGGGAGCGCAGCAGTACGTGAGCCTGAACCTGCGGCCGCTGGAGGTGCGGCGGGGGCTGCGCGCCCAGGCCTGCGCCTTCTGGAACCGCTTCCTCCCCAAATTGCTCAGCGCCACCG CCTCGGAGGCTCCCAGCAcctgcccaggccccgcccacggGGAGGCTGCCCCGAGGCCCAGGCCCGGCCTCCCCCtacccctccttctcctcctcttcctcctcctctcctggctccCGCGGCTGTGA